The following coding sequences lie in one Rutidosis leptorrhynchoides isolate AG116_Rl617_1_P2 chromosome 4, CSIRO_AGI_Rlap_v1, whole genome shotgun sequence genomic window:
- the LOC139844010 gene encoding uncharacterized protein produces MSSESPPPVAAASLSADPVTGELQNQSSGVNSRVKLKIEHLNWDHSFVRELPADPLTDIVSREVLHACYSRVFPSAEVDNPVLVVWSQSVADIIDLDPKEFERPDFPYLFSGATPLKGGLSYAQCYGGHQFGVWADQLGDGRAITLGELLSSKNQRWELQLKGAGKTPYSRFADGLAVLRSSIREFLCSEAIHSLGIPTTRALSLVMTGKLVSRDMFYDGNPKDEPGAIVCRVAQSFLRFGSFQIHAKRGKEDLDIVRMLADYTIKHHFPHLENISKSDDLSFSTGEGNDDVVDLTSNKYAAWLVEVAERTASLIAKWQGVGFTHGVLNTDNMSVLGLTIDYGPFGFLDAFDPSFTPNTTDLPGRRYCFAEQPDIGSWNIGQFALALSTAQLINKKELNYAMDRYGTKFMDEYQAIMTKKVGLPRYNKELIGELLNNMAVDKVDYTNFFRLLSNIKTDPNVPDKELLVPIKAALLDIGRERKEAWTSWVKRYIAELSGTGVSDVERKASMNSVNPKYVLRNYLCQSAIDMAEQGDFEEVRRLLKVMERPYDEQPDMQRYARLPPAWAYRPGVCMLSCSS; encoded by the exons ATGTCGTCTGAATCTCCGCCTCCAGTTGCCGCTGCTTCTCTATCTGCTGATCCGGTCACCGGTGAACTGCAGAATCAGAGTTCGGGTGTAAATTCTAGGGTTAAGTTGAAAATAGAACATCTAAATTGGGATCATTCATTTGTTCGTGAGTTGCCTGCCGATCCTCTTACCGATATCGTTTCTCGAGAG GTACTTCATGCTTGTTATTCAAGAGTATTTCCATCTGCTGAAGTTGATAACCCTGTGTTAGTCGTTTGGTCACAGTCTGTTGCTGATATTATTGATTTAGATCCTAAAGA ATTTGAAAGACCCGACTTTCCATATCTGTTTTCGGGAGCAACTCCTTTAAAAGGAGG ATTGTCATATGCTCAATGTTATGGTGGGCATCAATTTGGAGTATGGGCTGACCAGTTGGGTGATGGTCGGGCAATCACACTCGGTGAGTTACTAAGCTCCAAGAACCAAAGATGGGAGCTTCAGTTGAAAGGTGCCGGGAAAACACCGTATAGCCGTTTTGCGGACGGTTTAGCCGTTTTACGTAGCAGCATTCGCGAATTTCTTTGTAGTGAAGCAATTCACAGTCTTGGTATACCAACCACTCGTGCACTTAGCCTTGTAATGACTGGAAAATTAGTGAGTCGTGACATGTTTTATGA TGGGAATCCAAAAGATGAGCCTGGCGCTATCGTGTGCCGTGTAGCACAATCGTTTTTGCGTTTTGGCTCATTCCAGATACATGCTAAAAGAGGAAAAGAGGATCTTGACATTGTGCGAATGTTGGCCGATTACACCATCAAACATCACTTTCCTCATTTAGAAAATATCAGCAAAAGTGATGATTTATCTTTCTCTACTGGTGAAGGAAACGACGATGTTGTGGATCTAACTTCTAACAAGTATGCAG CTTGGCTGGTAGAAGTTGCTGAACGGACTGCTTCCTTAATTGCAAAATGGCAGGGTGTTGGGTTCACCCACGGTGTGTTAAATACCGATAACATGAGCGTATTAGGGCTAACGATCGATTACGGCCCGTTTGGATTTCTTGACGCCTTTGATCCTAGTTTTACCCCAAACACAACCGATCTTCCAGGGAGAAGGTATTGCTTTGCAGAACAACCCGATATTGGGTCGTGGAATATAGGCCAATTTGCATTAGCTCTTTCAACTGCCCAGCTCATAAATAAGAAAGAACTCAATTATGCAATGGATAG ATATGGTACTAAATTTATGGATGAGTATCAGGCCATAATGACTAAAAAAGTTGGCCTGCCCAGGTATAATAAAGAGCTTATTGGTGAGCTGCTGAACAACATGGCAGTTGACAAAGTTGATTACACGAACTTCTTCAGATTACTTTCCAACATTAAGACTGATCCCAATGTTCCTGATAAAGAATTGTTGGTTCCAATCAAGGCTGCTTTGCTAGATATTGGCAGAGAGCGTAAGGAGGCTTGGACCAGCTGGGTCAAACGTTATATTGCTGAG CTATCTGGTACCGGTGTTTCGGATGTGGAAAGGAAAGCTTCAATGAATTCTGTGAATCCTAAGTACGTTCTCAGGAACTATTTATGCCAGAGTGCAATAGATATGGCTGAACAAGGTGACTTTGAAGAGGTTAGGCGGTTACTAAAGGTAATGGAGAGACCGTACGATGAGCAACCTGATATGCAAAGATATGCTCGGTTGCCTCCTGCCTGGGCTTATCGTCCAGGTGTGTGCATGCTCTCGTGTTCCTCGTGA